A genome region from Dolichospermum compactum NIES-806 includes the following:
- a CDS encoding WD40 domain-containing protein: MTVLTCASTGKSITLLKEIANSGEAKVWRTNQNGYLAKIYHSPTPERVQKLAVMIAHPPTEPNSHLHHVSFAWPKSALKNAQGDFVGFLMPEIKDGRELIDVYNPRRRKALKLEIDWRFLHTTALNIVSIIEALHVAGYVLGDIKQQNILVNNRALPSIIDTDSFQVKNPKNGKVYRCLVGSEGYTPPELMGKDFASIEQTEVHDRFRLGVIIYQLLFGGNSPFQGKWTGAGETPEPNELIRRGLWVNGSNTLITAAARTIPLEIVHPEIQQCFLKCFNDGHNNPNLRPTAREWLEALRTGNDNLTICGRVDSHYYSRTFGNCYWCDRSTNLGIDIFPGVVKAKPSVVEESISQPQVISNQFIENLLQTLKGHSSSVLSVAYSPDGQAVASGSSDNTIKLWNVNTGNLLQTLTGYLSLVRSVAYSPDGKTLASGSSDNTIKLWNVKTGKLLQTLTSHSRSVNSVAYSPDGQTLASGSDDNTIKLWNVKTGNLLQTLTGHSDWVYSVAYSPDGQTLASGSRDNTIKLWDVNTGNLLQTLKGHFRSVYSVAYSPDGQTLASGSYDNTIKLWNVNTGN, encoded by the coding sequence ATGACAGTTCTTACTTGTGCCAGTACGGGAAAATCAATTACTCTGTTGAAAGAAATAGCTAATAGTGGTGAAGCAAAAGTTTGGCGAACTAATCAAAATGGTTATTTAGCGAAAATTTACCATTCTCCAACACCTGAACGGGTGCAGAAGTTAGCGGTAATGATAGCACATCCACCCACAGAACCAAATTCCCATCTTCATCATGTTTCTTTTGCTTGGCCTAAGTCGGCGTTGAAAAATGCTCAGGGTGATTTTGTGGGCTTTTTGATGCCTGAAATTAAGGATGGAAGAGAACTTATTGATGTTTATAATCCTCGTCGTCGTAAAGCTTTGAAACTTGAAATTGATTGGCGGTTTCTGCACACAACGGCGCTAAATATTGTTTCAATTATTGAAGCCCTGCACGTTGCTGGTTATGTGTTGGGAGATATTAAACAACAAAATATTTTAGTGAATAATCGGGCTTTACCTTCAATTATTGATACAGATTCTTTTCAGGTGAAAAATCCAAAAAACGGTAAGGTTTATCGTTGTTTAGTTGGTTCGGAAGGATATACACCACCGGAATTAATGGGAAAAGATTTTGCTAGTATTGAGCAAACGGAAGTACATGATAGATTCCGGTTAGGGGTAATTATCTATCAATTGTTATTTGGTGGTAATAGTCCCTTTCAAGGAAAGTGGACTGGTGCGGGGGAAACTCCAGAACCTAATGAACTTATCCGTCGGGGTTTATGGGTTAATGGGTCAAATACTTTAATTACCGCAGCAGCAAGAACAATTCCCCTAGAGATTGTACATCCAGAGATTCAGCAATGTTTTTTGAAATGCTTTAATGATGGTCATAATAACCCCAATTTACGCCCCACAGCTAGGGAGTGGTTAGAGGCTTTAAGAACAGGGAATGATAATTTAACTATTTGTGGCAGGGTAGATAGTCATTATTATAGTAGAACTTTTGGTAATTGCTATTGGTGCGATCGCTCTACAAATCTTGGTATTGATATTTTTCCTGGTGTTGTTAAAGCAAAACCATCTGTTGTTGAGGAATCAATATCACAACCACAAGTTATTAGTAATCAATTCATAGAAAACCTCTTACAAACCCTCAAAGGTCATTCTAGCTCGGTTTTGTCAGTAGCATACAGCCCCGATGGTCAAGCGGTCGCTAGTGGGAGTAGTGACAACACTATCAAACTATGGAATGTAAATACGGGAAACCTACTGCAAACCCTCACTGGTTATTTAAGTTTGGTTAGATCAGTAGCATACAGCCCCGATGGTAAAACTCTGGCTAGTGGGAGTAGTGACAACACTATCAAACTATGGAATGTAAAAACGGGAAAGCTACTGCAAACCCTCACTAGTCATTCTAGATCGGTTAATTCAGTAGCATACAGCCCCGATGGTCAAACTCTGGCTAGTGGGAGTGATGACAACACTATCAAACTGTGGAATGTAAAAACAGGAAACCTACTGCAAACCCTCACTGGTCATTCTGACTGGGTTTATTCAGTAGCATACAGCCCCGATGGTCAAACCCTGGCTAGTGGGAGTAGGGACAACACTATCAAACTATGGGATGTAAACACGGGAAACCTACTGCAAACCCTCAAAGGTCATTTTAGATCGGTTTATTCAGTAGCATACAGCCCCGATGGTCAAACCCTGGCTAGTGGGAGTTATGACAACACTATCAAACTATGGAATGTAAACACAGGAAAC
- a CDS encoding barstar family protein produces MNHKFFYLDGKKINSKQTFLNQAAEAMEIPTYFGHNWDAFDECITDLTWCPAQRYVESDPRLL; encoded by the coding sequence ATGAATCATAAATTTTTTTATCTTGATGGTAAAAAAATCAATAGCAAACAAACATTTTTAAATCAAGCTGCTGAAGCAATGGAAATTCCTACATACTTCGGACATAACTGGGATGCTTTTGATGAATGTATCACCGATTTAACATGGTGTCCGGCGCAAAGATATGTAGAGTCAGATCCCCGACTTCTTTAA
- a CDS encoding WD40 repeat domain-containing protein gives TLASGSYDNTIKLWNVNTGNLLQTLTGHSRSVNSVAYSPDGQTLASGSRDSTIKLWDVNTGNLLQTLTGHSSWVNSVAYSPDGQTLASGSYDNTIKIWQVAASISKAPVQQNRSQVSQTPVSTPQSQPVTIPAPQTTIPVLWKLLIAAILGLIGTQIYGYARYGVFPVNPISIIANLPIGFSLEKTLEGHSERVWSVAYSPDGQTLASGSEDNTIKLWDVNTGNLLQTLKGHSERVWSVAYSPDGQTLASGSNDKTIKLWDVKTGNLLQTLTAHSNSVLSVAYSPDGQTLASGSEDDTIKLWDVKTGKLLQTLTGHSDLVWSIAYSPDGQTLASGSEDDTIKLWDVKTGKLLQTFTAHTSSVLSVAYSPDGQTLASGSEDDTIKLWDVKTGKLLQTLTGHSDLVWSIAYSPDGQTLASGSEDDTIKLWDVKTGKLLQTFTAHTSSVLSVAYSPDGQTLASGSSDKTIKIWRLK, from the coding sequence ACCCTGGCTAGTGGGAGTTATGACAACACTATCAAACTATGGAATGTAAACACAGGAAACCTACTGCAAACCCTCACTGGTCATTCTAGATCGGTTAATTCAGTAGCATACAGCCCCGATGGTCAAACCCTGGCTAGTGGGAGTAGGGACAGCACTATCAAACTATGGGATGTAAACACGGGAAACCTACTGCAAACCCTCACTGGTCATTCTAGCTGGGTTAATTCAGTAGCATACAGCCCCGATGGTCAAACTCTGGCTAGTGGGAGTTATGACAACACTATCAAGATTTGGCAGGTTGCAGCATCTATTAGTAAAGCACCAGTTCAGCAAAATCGATCTCAGGTTTCACAAACGCCAGTTTCTACACCTCAGAGTCAACCTGTCACAATTCCAGCGCCTCAAACAACGATTCCTGTTTTATGGAAACTATTAATAGCTGCGATATTAGGACTTATAGGAACTCAAATCTATGGCTATGCACGTTATGGCGTGTTTCCAGTCAATCCCATATCTATAATTGCAAATTTACCTATTGGTTTCTCTTTAGAAAAAACCCTTGAAGGTCATTCTGAGAGGGTTTGGTCAGTAGCATACAGCCCCGATGGTCAAACCCTGGCTAGTGGGAGTGAGGACAACACTATCAAACTGTGGGATGTAAACACGGGAAACCTACTGCAAACCCTCAAAGGTCATTCTGAGAGGGTTTGGTCAGTAGCATACAGCCCCGATGGTCAAACCCTGGCTAGTGGGAGTAATGACAAGACTATCAAACTGTGGGATGTAAAAACGGGAAACCTATTGCAAACTTTGACTGCTCATTCTAACTCGGTTCTTTCAGTAGCATACAGCCCCGATGGTCAAACCCTGGCTAGTGGGAGTGAGGACGACACTATCAAACTGTGGGATGTAAAAACGGGAAAGCTACTGCAAACCCTCACTGGTCATTCTGACTTGGTTTGGTCAATAGCATACAGCCCCGATGGTCAAACTCTGGCTAGTGGGAGTGAGGACGACACTATCAAACTGTGGGATGTAAAAACGGGAAAGCTACTGCAAACTTTTACTGCTCATACTAGCTCGGTTCTTTCAGTAGCATACAGCCCCGATGGTCAAACTCTGGCTAGTGGGAGTGAGGACGACACTATCAAACTGTGGGATGTAAAAACGGGAAAGCTACTGCAAACCCTCACTGGTCATTCTGACTTGGTTTGGTCAATAGCATACAGCCCCGATGGTCAAACTCTGGCTAGTGGGAGTGAGGACGACACTATCAAACTGTGGGATGTAAAAACGGGAAAGCTACTGCAAACTTTTACTGCTCATACTAGCTCGGTTCTTTCAGTAGCATACAGCCCCGATGGTCAAACTCTGGCTAGTGGGAGTAGTGACAAAACTATCAAGATTTGGCGGTTAAAGTAG